The Montipora foliosa isolate CH-2021 chromosome 14, ASM3666993v2, whole genome shotgun sequence genome window below encodes:
- the LOC137984510 gene encoding tetratricopeptide repeat protein 28-like, with protein sequence MRIKLFGKDHACTADSYHLLGVIQHSLGDFTSALQSKQRALEVRIKLFGEDHASTADTYHSLGVTRHSLGDFTSALQSKQRALDLRMKLFGEDHASTADIYYSLSTTQHSLGDFSSALQSAQRALDLRIKLFGEDHAGTADSYHSLVVIQHSLGDFTSALHSKQRALDVGIKLFGEDHASTADSYHSLSTTHPTGDFSSALQSAQRALDVRIKLFGEDHTSTADSYHLLGVTQHSLGDFTSAVQSKQRALDVRIKLFGDDHASTANSYHSLSTTHPSGDFSSALQSAQRALDVRIKLFGEDHTSTADSYHLLSATQHSSGDFSSALQSAQRALDVRIKLFGEDHASTADIYHSLGVTQHSLGDFTSAVQSKQRALDVRIKLFGEDHASTADIYHSLGVTQHSLGDFTSAVQSKQRALDVRIKLFGEDHASIANSYHSLSTTQHSSGDFSSALQSAQRALDVRIKLFGEDHASTANSYHSLSTTHPSGDFSSALQSAQRALDVRIKLFGEDHTSTADSYHLLSATQHSSGDFSSALQSAQRALDVRIKLFGEDHASTADIYHSLGVTQHSLGDFTSAVQSKQRALDVRIKLFGEDHASTADIYHSLGVTQHSLGDFTSAVQSKQRALDVRIKLFGEDHASIANSYHSLSTTQHSSGDFSSALQSAQRALDVRIKLFGEDHASTADSYHSLGVTQHSLGDFTSAVQSKQRALDVRIKLFGEDHASTADIYHSLGVTQHSLGDFTSAVQSKQRALDVRIKLFGEDHASTADSYRSVFSATQHSSGDFSSALGVTQHSLILFLSLLCFFSGVFVSCAFYYFFLIHKR encoded by the coding sequence atgaggataaaactattcggaAAAGATCATGCttgcacagctgatagttaccatttactCGGGGTGAtccagcattcgttaggtgattttacctctgctctgcagtcaaaacAACGGGCATTAGAAGTCcggataaaactattcggagaagatcatgcaagcacagctgacaCTTACCATTCACTTGGGGTGACAcggcattcgttaggtgattttacctctgctctgcagtcaaaacAGCGGGCATTAGATTTGCGGATGaaactattcggagaagatcatgcaagcacagctgatattTACTATTCACTTAGTacgacacagcattcgttaggtgatttttcCTCTGCCCTTCAGTCTgcccaacgggcattagatTTGCGGATAAaactgttcggagaagatcatgcaggcacagctgatagttaccattctcTTGTGGTGAtccagcattcgttaggtgattttacctctgctctgcactCAAAACAGCGAGCATTAGATGTGGggataaaactattcggagaagatcatgcaagcacagctgacaGTTACCATTCACTTAGTACGACACATCCCACAGGTGATTTTTCTTCTGCCCTTCAGTCTgcccaacgggcattagatgtgcggataaaactattcggagaagatcatacaagcacagctgatagttaccatttacttggggtgacacagcattcgttaggtgattttacctctgccgTGCAGTCAAaacagcgggcattagatgtgcggataaaactattcggagacgatcatgcaagcacagctaatagttaccattcacttaGTACGACACATCCCTCAGGTGATTTTTCTTCTGCCCTTCAGTCTgcccaacgggcattagatgtgcggataaaactattcggagaagatcatacaagcacagctgatagttaccatttactTAGTGCGACACAGCATTCGTCAGGTGATTTTTCCTCTGCCCTTCAGTCTgcccaacgggcattagatgtgcggataaaactattcggagaagatcatgcaagcacagctgacatttaccattcacttggggtgacacagcattcgttaggtgattttacctctgccgTGCAGTCAAaacagcgggcattagatgtgcggataaaactattcggagaagatcatgcaagcacagctgacatttaccattcacttggggtgacacagcattcgttaggtgattttacctctgccgtgcagtcaaagcagcgggcattagatgtgcggataaaactatttggagaagatcatgcaagcatagctaatagttaccattcacttaGTACGACACAGCATTCTTCAGGTGATTTTTCCTCTGCCCTTCAGTCTgcccaacgggcattagatgtgcggataaaactattcggagaagatcatgcaagcacagctaatagttaccattcacttaGTACGACACATCCCTCAGGTGATTTTTCTTCTGCCCTTCAGTCTgcccaacgggcattagatgtgcggataaaactattcggagaagatcatacaagcacagctgatagttaccatttactTAGTGCGACACAGCATTCGTCAGGTGATTTTTCCTCTGCCCTTCAGTCTgcccaacgggcattagatgtgcggataaaactattcggagaagatcatgcaagcacagctgacatttaccattcacttggggtgacacagcattcgttaggtgattttacctctgccgTGCAGTCAAaacagcgggcattagatgtgcggataaaactattcggagaagatcatgcaagcacagctgacatttaccattcacttggggtgacacagcattcgttaggtgattttacctctgccgtgcagtcaaagcagcgggcattagatgtgcggataaaactatttggagaagatcatgcaagcatagctaatagttaccattcacttaGTACGACACAGCATTCTTCAGGTGATTTTTCCTCTGCCCTTCAGTCTgcccaacgggcattagatgtgcggataaaactattcggagaagatcatgcaagcacagctgacagttaccattcacttggggtgacacagcattcgttaggtgattttacctctgccgTGCAGTCAAaacagcgggcattagatgtgcggataaaactattcggagaagatcatgcaagcacagctgacatttaccattcacttggggtgacacagcattcgttaggtgattttacctctgccgtgcagtcaaagcagcgggcattagatgtgcggataaaactattcggagaagatcatgcaagcacagctgatagttaccgtTCAGTATTTAGTGCGACACAGCATTCGTCAGGTGATTTTTCCTCTGCActtggggtgacacagcattcgttaattttattcttatcattattatgttttttttctggtgTTTTTGTGTCATgtgctttttattatttttttttaatacacaaACGCTAA